In Pseudothermotoga hypogea DSM 11164 = NBRC 106472, the following are encoded in one genomic region:
- the lysS gene encoding lysine--tRNA ligase: protein MAQEIRNQKLQKIGEIREIKVNPYPYRFEKTHSSGQIREKFGYLNPAEVLENEKLSTAGRVMTIRLHGKSCFFTLKDFDGRIQAYIRQDAVGEKMYEFFKRYIDTGDIVGIRGFPFKSKTGELTIFVEEFQLLCKAVRPLPEKWHGLKDKELAYRQRYVDMIANDSTIERFKIRYKAMAFIRKFLVDRGFVEVETPILNFIPGGGSARPFVTRLEALDCDVYLRIAPELHLKRYIVGGFEKVFEMGKNFRNEGISYKHSPEFTSIEIYQAYADYNDMMELTEQMISSLVHYLFGTYKITYQGVEIDFTPPWRRIRMHEFIKEKLGVDILEDSDEKLYSFLKERGVEPELKTRGKMIEKLWDLVEDQIVQPTFLMDHPVDISPLAKKHRLDPRLTERFEPIVCGMELGNAFSELNDPQEQLERFLAQAKLLEAGDKEAHRMDLDFVRALEYGMPPTGGLGIGIDRLVMLLTDSPSIRDVIAFPLVSQRFDEALDEEERSAES from the coding sequence GTGGCTCAGGAGATACGGAACCAGAAGCTGCAGAAAATAGGTGAAATTCGCGAAATCAAGGTCAACCCCTATCCTTACAGATTCGAGAAAACGCACTCGAGCGGTCAGATACGGGAAAAGTTCGGCTATCTGAATCCCGCCGAGGTGCTGGAAAATGAGAAACTCTCCACCGCAGGTCGCGTGATGACGATAAGGTTGCACGGAAAGTCTTGTTTCTTTACCTTGAAGGACTTCGACGGTAGGATTCAAGCTTACATCAGGCAAGACGCGGTCGGGGAAAAGATGTACGAGTTCTTCAAGAGATACATAGACACGGGTGACATTGTCGGAATCAGGGGGTTTCCTTTCAAGAGCAAAACCGGTGAACTGACGATTTTCGTTGAGGAATTCCAGCTCCTGTGCAAAGCTGTGAGGCCCTTGCCGGAGAAGTGGCACGGACTCAAGGACAAGGAACTGGCATACAGACAGAGGTACGTGGATATGATTGCGAACGATAGCACAATAGAGAGATTCAAGATCAGATACAAGGCGATGGCTTTTATAAGAAAGTTCTTAGTCGACAGGGGCTTCGTCGAGGTTGAAACACCCATCTTGAACTTCATCCCAGGTGGAGGCAGCGCAAGACCCTTCGTGACAAGGCTCGAAGCGCTCGACTGTGATGTGTATCTGAGAATCGCGCCGGAGCTTCATCTGAAGCGCTACATAGTGGGTGGGTTCGAAAAAGTGTTCGAAATGGGGAAAAACTTCAGGAACGAGGGAATATCTTACAAGCACAGCCCTGAATTCACGTCCATCGAGATATACCAGGCCTATGCGGACTACAACGACATGATGGAACTCACAGAACAAATGATCTCGAGTCTGGTTCATTACCTGTTCGGTACGTATAAAATCACCTATCAAGGAGTCGAGATCGACTTCACGCCACCCTGGAGACGAATAAGAATGCACGAATTCATAAAAGAAAAGCTGGGTGTTGACATACTCGAGGACAGCGATGAGAAGCTCTATTCTTTCTTGAAAGAGCGCGGGGTGGAACCGGAACTCAAAACCCGGGGCAAAATGATCGAAAAACTCTGGGATCTCGTGGAAGATCAGATAGTTCAGCCCACTTTCTTGATGGACCATCCTGTGGACATATCACCCCTTGCAAAAAAGCACAGACTGGATCCTCGACTCACCGAAAGGTTTGAACCCATCGTCTGTGGTATGGAACTGGGAAATGCTTTCAGCGAGCTGAATGATCCACAAGAACAGTTGGAACGCTTCCTGGCCCAAGCAAAACTTCTCGAAGCGGGTGACAAGGAAGCTCACAGGATGGATCTTGATTTCGTGAGGGCCCTGGAGTACGGAATGCCCCCGACAGGTGGATTGGGTATAGGCATAGACAGGCTCGTCATGTTGTTAACGGATTCTCCTTCAATAAGGGATGTCATCGCGTTTCCACTCGTCAGTCAACGCTTTGACGAAGCTTTGGATGAGGAAGAAAGGAGTGCTGAGTCATGA
- the greA gene encoding transcription elongation factor GreA: protein MKKSVIKLTKEGYEALKQELESLRQKLMYEISQRIKEARELGDLAENTEYDEAKNEQGRINSRIAELEQILNNAEIIESAESDVVSIGSWVVIRNLNTGEERTIRLVNPHESDIFSNKVSVDSPVGRVLLNKKIGEIVRLKTPSGQVKYEIIGIRTE from the coding sequence ATGAAGAAGAGCGTGATCAAACTCACAAAGGAAGGTTACGAAGCGCTCAAGCAGGAACTGGAGAGTTTGAGACAGAAGCTCATGTACGAAATCTCACAGCGCATAAAGGAAGCGAGAGAGCTTGGTGACCTTGCAGAGAACACCGAGTACGATGAAGCGAAGAACGAGCAAGGAAGGATCAACAGCAGGATCGCTGAACTGGAACAGATACTGAACAACGCAGAGATTATAGAATCCGCCGAATCGGACGTTGTCTCGATAGGTTCCTGGGTGGTTATCAGAAACCTCAACACGGGAGAGGAGAGGACCATAAGGCTCGTGAACCCGCACGAGTCAGACATATTCTCGAACAAGGTAAGCGTCGATTCACCCGTGGGAAGGGTCCTGCTGAACAAGAAGATCGGAGAGATCGTCCGACTGAAGACACCATCGGGACAAGTGAAGTACGAAATAATAGGCATAAGAACGGAATGA
- a CDS encoding gluconeogenesis factor YvcK family protein: MKVIAIGGGTGLSTILRGLKGKNLELTAVVAVTDEGGSSGKIREELNVPPPGDVRNNIIALAKVESLMSKLFSYRFRTNGSLSEHSVGNIILAALTMMTGSFAKAVRYASDILAIEGKVLPVCEELVRLKAIYSDGSTVVGETEIAKKTDSRIVLVDLDKKVRALDEVLSDISQADAILLGPGSLYTSVITNLLVDGMAEVIGENKRAKKIYIANIMTQPGETIGYSLEDHVYEVERYLKVRLDYIVANRTLPPKDVLESYAKQGSEPVLPRGRVDERYIFQDLLEITYEANDPRPKARHDPHKTAEVVIDLLGGRSSNEK, encoded by the coding sequence ATGAAAGTGATCGCCATCGGTGGTGGAACAGGTCTTTCAACCATTCTCAGGGGTTTGAAAGGTAAGAACCTCGAATTGACCGCGGTGGTGGCCGTGACAGACGAAGGAGGTAGTTCCGGCAAAATAAGAGAGGAACTCAACGTGCCACCACCAGGTGATGTGAGAAACAACATCATAGCGCTCGCGAAAGTCGAAAGTCTGATGAGCAAGCTCTTTTCATACAGATTCAGAACGAATGGGAGTCTTTCGGAGCACAGCGTTGGCAATATAATACTCGCAGCCCTCACAATGATGACAGGTAGTTTTGCAAAAGCTGTCAGGTATGCTTCGGACATACTCGCGATCGAAGGGAAAGTGCTTCCAGTGTGCGAAGAACTCGTGAGGTTGAAGGCGATCTACAGTGATGGTTCTACCGTTGTGGGGGAGACCGAGATCGCCAAGAAGACCGATTCCAGAATTGTCTTGGTGGATCTTGACAAGAAAGTGCGCGCGCTGGACGAGGTGCTGAGCGATATCTCTCAAGCCGACGCGATCCTGCTGGGGCCGGGTAGCCTGTACACGAGCGTGATCACCAACCTTCTGGTGGATGGAATGGCCGAAGTGATTGGTGAGAACAAAAGAGCAAAGAAGATCTACATAGCAAACATCATGACTCAGCCCGGTGAAACGATTGGTTACAGTCTCGAGGACCACGTGTACGAAGTGGAGAGGTATCTGAAGGTTCGACTGGATTACATCGTCGCGAACAGAACTTTGCCACCGAAAGATGTGCTGGAGTCCTACGCAAAACAAGGATCGGAACCGGTGTTACCACGTGGTCGGGTGGACGAAAGGTATATCTTTCAAGATCTGTTAGAAATCACTTACGAAGCCAACGATCCAAGACCCAAAGCGAGACACGATCCGCACAAGACGGCCGAGGTCGTGATAGATCTACTGGGGGGGCGATCCTCGAATGAGAAGTGA
- a CDS encoding uridine kinase family protein → MKQIVLRIFDTQEELQVPIGEKLLEHAKRCWKYHDTPIVAARLDNTIVELTRPLDRGGTVKFIDLRSLDGLRIYQRGTLFVLNMALKQLYPNCELWVLHSLGNALYCELRCSGEVRSLSEEEIQKVKARMNQIVAHDLPFEKNEYYKDEAFRIFTQQGDEDRIRLFKFRKKKTIKLYRCGDHYDYYYGYMPPSTGVLKWFDLVKENDGFLLILPDQKDPLNVSPPKPLPKLSSVFYEYARWLNVIGIRTVADLNEIISRGEREIAELMIINEALHEKRVSQIAEQFANSGARLILIAGPSSSGKTTFAKRLLVQLRVQGFKPLVVSLDDYFVDRELTPRDEQGNYDFEALEAIDLKLFNEQLLMLIEGKEVELPKFDFKAGKRTWTGQKIRLDKNQPIVVEGIHGLNEKLTESIDRSMKFKIYVSALTQLNLDPHNRITTTDTRLLRRIIRDYKFRGHSALDTLKMWPSVRRGEERHIFPFQEEADVMFNSAIVYEWAVLKVFAEQLLVQVPPEEQEYTEALRLMKLLDYFLPITNLEDIPRTSILREFIGRSAFKY, encoded by the coding sequence TTGAAACAGATTGTGTTGAGAATTTTTGACACCCAGGAAGAGTTGCAAGTCCCAATCGGCGAGAAGCTGCTGGAGCACGCGAAACGTTGCTGGAAGTACCATGACACCCCCATAGTTGCTGCACGTTTGGACAACACGATTGTAGAACTCACAAGGCCGCTGGACAGGGGTGGTACAGTCAAGTTCATAGATCTTCGCTCTCTGGATGGTCTGAGGATATACCAGAGAGGGACGCTCTTCGTGCTGAACATGGCGCTGAAGCAGCTGTATCCGAACTGCGAACTGTGGGTATTGCACTCCTTAGGTAACGCGCTCTACTGTGAACTGAGGTGTTCTGGAGAGGTGCGGAGTCTCTCTGAAGAAGAGATTCAAAAAGTGAAAGCCAGGATGAACCAGATAGTGGCGCACGACCTTCCCTTTGAAAAGAACGAGTATTACAAAGACGAAGCTTTCAGGATATTCACTCAGCAGGGAGACGAAGACAGGATCAGGCTGTTCAAGTTCAGGAAGAAGAAAACGATCAAGCTTTACAGGTGTGGCGATCATTACGATTACTACTACGGTTACATGCCTCCAAGTACGGGCGTACTGAAGTGGTTCGACCTGGTGAAGGAGAACGATGGCTTTCTGTTGATATTACCTGATCAGAAGGACCCGCTGAACGTATCTCCACCAAAACCTCTGCCCAAGCTCTCATCGGTGTTTTACGAGTACGCCCGATGGCTCAATGTGATAGGCATCAGAACCGTGGCCGATCTGAACGAGATCATCTCCAGAGGGGAACGCGAAATCGCCGAGTTGATGATCATAAACGAGGCGTTGCATGAGAAGAGAGTCTCCCAGATCGCCGAGCAGTTCGCAAACAGCGGTGCGAGACTGATACTCATAGCAGGTCCCTCTTCTTCTGGCAAGACCACGTTTGCGAAAAGGCTGTTAGTTCAACTGCGCGTTCAAGGTTTCAAGCCTTTGGTGGTATCTCTCGACGATTATTTCGTCGACAGAGAGCTTACCCCGAGAGACGAACAGGGGAATTACGACTTCGAAGCTTTGGAGGCTATAGACCTGAAACTTTTCAACGAGCAATTGTTGATGCTCATAGAGGGCAAAGAAGTGGAATTACCAAAGTTCGATTTCAAAGCTGGAAAACGCACTTGGACGGGGCAAAAAATCAGACTGGACAAAAACCAACCCATAGTGGTTGAGGGCATCCACGGGCTGAACGAAAAACTAACCGAGAGTATCGACAGATCCATGAAGTTCAAAATCTATGTGAGCGCTTTAACTCAATTGAACCTGGATCCACACAACAGAATAACCACCACGGACACCCGCCTTTTAAGAAGGATCATAAGGGATTACAAATTCAGGGGCCATTCTGCGTTGGATACTCTGAAGATGTGGCCGAGTGTGAGAAGAGGTGAAGAAAGGCACATCTTCCCATTTCAAGAGGAAGCCGATGTCATGTTCAACTCTGCTATAGTCTACGAGTGGGCCGTTCTGAAGGTTTTTGCCGAACAGCTGCTCGTTCAGGTGCCACCCGAGGAACAGGAATACACCGAGGCGCTGAGACTGATGAAGTTGCTCGATTATTTCTTACCCATCACGAACCTGGAGGACATTCCAAGAACTTCCATACTGAGAGAGTTTATCGGAAGGAGTGCGTTCAAGTATTGA
- the whiA gene encoding DNA-binding protein WhiA: MRSEINFSEFVRHELCSLSVDDPQLAANEAYGFVKARGSLNLSQSGAEVSLRFPNIQTTRRFLKLLKALSVKDYQMMVLSTKGLWPARGAQVNLGLEFLEKIGVKESLWDKIIEHRDPAMFGAFLRGFYLGCGSILNPARTYHWELTYHDGEFLQQIANVLNHTLGLEAKIKRLKHAYRLSLRRAQDVVEVLHLIGAIEAANRVEELVRQRSIASDVNRSMNFISANADRIGKSTAAQLKALQIIEKTIGIDSLDEELREIAKLRLENEDLSLRELGELMTPPMSKSMVYSRLRKIMSIAKNLAQERVG, from the coding sequence ATGAGAAGTGAGATCAACTTTTCCGAATTCGTGCGCCACGAACTTTGTTCTTTGAGTGTGGACGATCCACAGTTGGCGGCCAACGAAGCGTACGGATTCGTCAAAGCGAGAGGATCTCTGAATCTTTCCCAGTCGGGAGCAGAAGTTTCGCTGAGGTTTCCAAACATACAGACCACACGCAGATTTCTGAAACTCTTGAAGGCTCTCTCTGTGAAGGATTACCAGATGATGGTGCTCTCGACCAAGGGACTCTGGCCGGCGAGGGGTGCACAAGTGAACCTCGGGTTGGAGTTCCTGGAAAAGATCGGTGTTAAGGAATCTCTCTGGGATAAAATTATCGAGCATAGGGATCCTGCAATGTTTGGAGCCTTCCTGAGAGGTTTTTACTTAGGATGCGGTTCGATCCTGAATCCTGCGCGCACGTATCACTGGGAGCTCACGTACCACGACGGAGAATTTCTCCAGCAGATAGCGAACGTCCTGAACCATACGTTGGGCTTAGAAGCGAAGATCAAACGTCTCAAGCATGCCTACAGGCTGTCGCTGAGACGTGCTCAGGACGTCGTGGAAGTGTTACACTTGATCGGTGCCATAGAGGCTGCCAACCGTGTCGAAGAACTCGTTCGACAGCGTTCAATTGCTTCTGATGTTAACAGAAGCATGAATTTCATTTCTGCAAACGCTGATAGAATAGGTAAGAGCACGGCAGCGCAGTTGAAGGCCTTACAGATCATTGAGAAAACCATAGGTATAGACTCGCTCGACGAAGAGTTGAGAGAGATAGCGAAGTTGAGGCTGGAAAACGAAGATCTCAGCTTGAGGGAGCTCGGTGAACTCATGACACCACCCATGAGTAAATCGATGGTCTACTCGCGCCTGAGGAAAATCATGAGCATAGCCAAGAACCTGGCCCAGGAGAGAGTGGGATGA
- a CDS encoding peptidylprolyl isomerase, which yields MRKWFKKWQNVIVWALAVAFIAGIAWWSVAGYISSRARNTEFQTEIVGYVAVNGQEPKDTIAKVPAAELESEYANFLANYSVGSLDPLFEEPPQKANLLKELLKERAILLYAKENSLLPTKKEINAKLKEYENEIKKNQAFLQYVRQRFGSLEVYLDKVLRPSIEKTMTLDKVRNKVAGVGEEEMKKHFEENIEDIKAKYDTANVELAWFENEENAKKFMSLLPNMAFDQAASQMSVQITPLNNVKRGWFDKEIEEKIFSATPNSVVGPFKLSESWFVVHVKEATVVSDFASFALSDFYETEKSTLQNSLFEKWYEEYVNSKKMELRITDEILFVWDKISQAASQSELTELEGKISRKLFLEDGSIAIDAPDTLKSAYVVLVEKIEDFGGELNENLRNRREALVRYLYEQYPSSLYVARRMYEIDKNDVEVKYNYFTLLYSIVKPYIPLVGPQALLQSILEIEAGLASIVSDTSAAIELRASACYNLYDLLKELGDATSAKFYLDQLKSLSPNYIDFEVAMRELEEMLQSTREEQK from the coding sequence ATGAGAAAATGGTTCAAGAAATGGCAGAACGTGATTGTCTGGGCACTCGCCGTTGCATTCATCGCAGGCATCGCCTGGTGGTCCGTCGCTGGTTACATCTCTTCACGTGCTCGAAACACGGAATTTCAAACGGAGATCGTAGGTTATGTGGCGGTCAACGGACAGGAACCGAAAGACACGATAGCGAAAGTACCGGCTGCCGAACTGGAGTCTGAGTATGCGAACTTTCTCGCAAACTATTCTGTGGGCAGTCTGGATCCTTTGTTCGAAGAACCACCGCAAAAAGCAAACCTGCTCAAGGAACTTTTGAAAGAGCGAGCCATCCTGTTGTACGCGAAAGAGAACAGTCTGCTACCAACGAAGAAAGAGATCAACGCAAAGTTGAAAGAGTACGAAAACGAGATAAAGAAAAATCAGGCTTTTTTGCAGTACGTGAGGCAACGCTTCGGTAGTTTGGAAGTTTACTTGGACAAGGTTCTGAGACCATCCATTGAGAAGACGATGACGCTCGACAAGGTGAGAAACAAGGTGGCCGGTGTCGGCGAGGAGGAGATGAAAAAGCACTTTGAGGAAAACATAGAGGACATAAAGGCCAAGTACGACACCGCCAACGTCGAGCTGGCTTGGTTCGAGAATGAAGAGAACGCAAAGAAGTTCATGTCTTTGTTGCCCAACATGGCGTTCGATCAAGCCGCCAGTCAGATGAGTGTTCAAATCACGCCCCTGAACAACGTAAAAAGAGGATGGTTCGACAAGGAGATTGAAGAGAAGATATTCTCTGCGACACCCAACAGTGTCGTTGGCCCATTCAAGTTGTCCGAAAGTTGGTTCGTTGTGCATGTGAAAGAAGCCACTGTTGTGAGTGATTTTGCCAGTTTTGCTCTCAGCGACTTTTACGAAACGGAAAAATCTACCCTCCAGAACAGCTTGTTTGAGAAATGGTACGAAGAGTACGTGAACAGTAAGAAGATGGAACTCCGTATAACGGACGAGATTCTCTTCGTTTGGGATAAGATCAGTCAGGCGGCCAGTCAGTCCGAGTTGACGGAGCTGGAAGGGAAAATATCAAGAAAGCTGTTCCTCGAGGATGGGAGCATAGCAATAGACGCTCCTGATACGTTGAAAAGTGCGTACGTGGTGCTGGTGGAAAAGATTGAAGATTTTGGTGGCGAGCTGAATGAGAACCTCAGGAATAGGAGGGAAGCACTGGTTCGTTACCTGTATGAGCAGTACCCATCATCCTTGTACGTGGCTCGAAGAATGTACGAAATAGACAAAAACGACGTTGAGGTCAAGTACAACTATTTCACGTTACTCTATTCCATCGTTAAGCCTTACATTCCCCTCGTTGGGCCTCAAGCTTTGCTTCAGAGCATACTCGAGATAGAGGCTGGACTGGCTTCCATCGTCTCGGATACGTCCGCGGCGATTGAGTTGCGTGCGAGTGCGTGTTACAACCTCTATGATCTTCTAAAAGAACTTGGTGACGCCACGTCGGCCAAATTCTATTTGGATCAGTTGAAAAGTTTGAGTCCGAACTACATAGATTTCGAGGTGGCGATGAGAGAGCTGGAAGAGATGCTACAAAGCACCAGAGAGGAACAAAAATGA
- the nrdR gene encoding transcriptional regulator NrdR, which yields MKCPYCGHPDSRVLDSRPTLDGTAIRRRRECLECGARFTTYERYELLPIIVVKKDGRREAFDRNKVLNGVLKACEKRPIPYETLEKLVEEVELAIQKTGYTEVPSRMIGELVMQKLKNIDQVAYVRFASVYKDFREIDQFLEIVKELKKNEEGTS from the coding sequence ATGAAGTGTCCTTACTGCGGTCATCCGGACAGCAGGGTCCTCGATTCCAGGCCGACCCTCGATGGCACGGCGATAAGACGCCGCAGGGAATGCTTGGAGTGTGGGGCCCGTTTTACCACATACGAGCGCTACGAACTGTTACCCATAATCGTTGTGAAGAAAGATGGACGAAGGGAAGCGTTCGATAGAAACAAAGTGTTGAACGGTGTTTTGAAGGCCTGCGAGAAGAGGCCGATACCCTATGAAACACTCGAAAAGCTCGTCGAAGAGGTTGAGCTTGCGATACAGAAGACGGGTTACACGGAAGTTCCTTCGAGAATGATCGGCGAGCTCGTCATGCAGAAGCTCAAAAACATAGACCAGGTAGCGTACGTCAGGTTCGCGTCCGTGTACAAGGATTTCAGAGAGATTGATCAGTTCTTAGAGATTGTGAAAGAACTGAAAAAGAACGAGGAGGGAACGTCATGA